In one window of Verrucomicrobiota bacterium DNA:
- the cmk gene encoding (d)CMP kinase has translation MAPDGVKQPIVIALDGTSASGKSTNAKLVAKALNFAYVDTGAMYRTLAWYCLKHKVDVRDPKAVARVCRAWKTSLVCVEGQVRLLVGGYYPEREIRTAETSAAVPNVAAVPKVREWMKKKQRECIRFGNLVMEGRDIGTNVFPETDFKFYLDASLEERSKRRAAEGVQENLAARDQRDSQRAVAPLMIPLGATVINNSQMTAAETSQLIIEAVTAKLGEKR, from the coding sequence ATAGCTCCGGACGGCGTGAAACAACCGATCGTCATCGCTTTGGACGGCACCAGCGCCAGCGGCAAGAGCACGAACGCGAAGCTGGTCGCCAAGGCGTTGAACTTCGCCTATGTGGACACGGGCGCGATGTATCGCACCCTCGCCTGGTACTGCTTGAAGCATAAAGTGGATGTTCGCGACCCCAAAGCTGTCGCCCGAGTTTGCCGCGCGTGGAAGACCTCTCTTGTCTGCGTGGAGGGACAGGTTCGGCTCCTGGTGGGCGGCTATTATCCGGAGCGGGAAATCCGGACGGCGGAGACGAGCGCAGCCGTGCCGAACGTGGCGGCGGTTCCGAAAGTGCGCGAATGGATGAAGAAGAAGCAGCGCGAGTGCATCCGATTCGGCAATCTTGTTATGGAAGGCCGCGATATCGGCACCAACGTGTTTCCCGAAACGGACTTCAAATTCTATCTGGACGCGTCGCTAGAAGAGCGCTCCAAACGCCGCGCTGCCGAGGGCGTTCAGGAGAATCTCGCGGCGCGCGATCAACGGGACAGCCAGCGCGCAGTGGCGCCGCTGATGATTCCGCTGGGCGCGACGGTCATCAACAATTCGCAAATGACCGCAGCCGAAACCAGCCAGCTGATCATTGAGGCGGTGACGGCAAAACTGGGAGAGAAGCGGTGA